The genome window CGATCAGGTTGTGAAGGGCGTCGCCGAGGAGGATCAGCCACGCCTCCGGACGAGCTGCGACGACCGTTCTCGTGTGCGACCGGTGCCAATGCAAAAACTGCTCGATCGCGAAGAAGACCGTGAAGCCCCCAGCCATCCAAGCGCACGCTTCGAGCGCGGAGGCGCCTCCCTCCAATCCCTCCGGGAGAAGATGAAAAAACGCGCCGCCGAGAAGTGAACCCGCCGCGAACCCGACCACCGGGAGAAGGGTGCGATCCAGGATTCTCTTCGGGAGAACGATCGCCACGACGCCGACGAGGGCGATCGCGCTCATCGCGAACCCCATCACCAGGATCCAGGGGAGAGGCGTGGAGCTTGTCCACCCGTCCGCCTGGAAGGCCAAGCTACTCGCCCCGGTCAGGAGCATCGGATGGGAAGCCATGGGAGGAAACTAGTATACCGTTACAAAAGTATATAGACCATGAGCAGGAAGGGGCGTATATTCCTGTGCA of Gemmatimonadota bacterium contains these proteins:
- a CDS encoding ZIP family metal transporter, yielding MASHPMLLTGASSLAFQADGWTSSTPLPWILVMGFAMSAIALVGVVAIVLPKRILDRTLLPVVGFAAGSLLGGAFFHLLPEGLEGGASALEACAWMAGGFTVFFAIEQFLHWHRSHTRTVVAARPEAWLILLGDALHNLIGGLSVGAAFMVDPRVGLSAWLAAAAHEVPQEIGDFAILVHGGFPRRRALLLNFISALTFPLGAVVAWGAAARMDIHFLLPFAAGNFLYIGASDLIPEIKAVGGVARGALHLTFFLAGIGLLGALAISLG